ACCTTCTTTAACAGTAGAAGGAGTACCTTCAACCATGTCTTTCGCTTCTTTTAAGCCCAGACCAGTGATTGCACGCACAACTTTGATAACGTTGATTTTGTTAGCACCGTGGCTAGTCATTACAACGTTGAATTCAGTTTGCACTTCTTCAGGTGCAGCTTCCACAGCCGCAGGACCAGCAGCGACTGCAACAGCAGCAGTAACGCCAAATTTTTCTTCAATTGCTGAAATCAGGTCAACGATTTCAGTTACGGTCATGTTGGCAAAAGTTTCCAACATATC
This DNA window, taken from Candidatus Thiocaldithrix dubininis, encodes the following:
- the rplL gene encoding 50S ribosomal protein L7/L12, whose translation is MACTKEDMLETFANMTVTEIVDLISAIEEKFGVTAAVAVAAGPAAVEAAPEEVQTEFNVVMTSHGANKINVIKVVRAITGLGLKEAKDMVEGTPSTVKEGASKEDAEKIKKELEDAGATVELK